The proteins below are encoded in one region of Pleuronectes platessa chromosome 14, fPlePla1.1, whole genome shotgun sequence:
- the ddx3xa gene encoding DEAD-box helicase 3 X-linked a isoform X17 gives MSHVVIDNPHGLDQQLAALDLNSADGQGGGTGRRYIPPHLRNREAPKNAGNAYSAGIQCGYSVAPVNLYSPGWDGGRSNGYVNGFHDNRTNGGFGGRGPPRIDRGVGGFENKDSNWQGAPRDAAYNSFGGRTDSRSKSTFFNERGGGGGSRGRYDRGGFSSGGNNRWEDSSEDWSKPTPPNERLEAELFSTSNTGINFEKYDDIPVEATGSNSPPHIDSFHDVELGEIIMANINLSRYTRPTPVQKYAIPIIKSKRDLMACAQTGSGKTAAFLLPVLSQIFTEGPGEALQASKNGQDNGRFSRRKQYPLALVLAPTRELALQIYDEARKVAYRSRVRPCVVYGGADIGGQIRELERGCHLLVATPGRLVDMMERGKIGLDYCNYLILDEADRMLDMGFEPQIRRIVEQDTMPPKGIRQTMMFSATFPKEIQILARDFLEDYIFLAVGRVGSTSENITQKVVWVEETDKRSFLLDLLNATVIPSDEVETPDKPAKAALTLVFVETKKGADALEDFLYHEGYSCTSIHGDRSQRDREEALNQFRSGRCPILVATAVAARGLDISNVKHVINFDLPSDIEEYVHRIGRTGRVGNLGLATSFFNDKNSNITKDLLDILVEAKQEVPPWLESLAYEHQHKSTGRGRSKRFSGGFGARDYRQTPGGAASFTSSRGGGRNPGGGRGGFGGGGFGGGGGGGFYGNDSYGGNYSNSGSSVDWWGN, from the exons ATGAGTCATGTGGTCATTGATAATCCACACGGTCTAGATCAGCAG CTCGCTGCCCTAGACTTGAACTCTGCTGACGGACAAGGCGGAGGAACTGGCC GGCGTTACATTCCACCTCACCTGAGGAACAGAGAGGCTCCAAAAAACG CAGGAAATGCGTATTCCGCAGGTATACAGTGCGGTTATTCAGTGGCACCAGTAAATCTCT ACTCACCCGGGTGGGACGGAGGACGTAGCAACGGATATGTGAATGGGTTCCACGACAATCGCACTAATGGGGGATTTGGAGGTCGCGGACCCCCTCGCATTGATAGAG GAGTTGGTGGTTTTGAAAACAAAGACAGCAACTGGCAAGGAGCTCCCAGGGACGCTGCCTACAACAGCTTTGGGGGACGCACCGACAGCAGGTCCAAGTCGACCTTCTTCAATGAGCGTGGAGGCGGCGGCGGCTCCAGGGGAAg ATATGATCGCGGAGGCTTCTCAAGTGGAGGAAACAACCGCTGGGAGGATTCCAGTGAGGATTGGTCAAAGCCCACTCCTCCTAATGAGCGCCTAGAAGC GGAGCTCTTTTCTACAAGCAACACTGGGATAAACTTTGAGAAATATGACGATATCCCTGTGGAGGCCACCGGGTCCAACTCCCCGCCTCACATCGATAGT TTCCATGATGTGGAATTGGGGGAGATTATCATGGCGAACATCAACCTGAGTCGCTACACTCGTCCCACCCCCGTTCAGAAATATGCTATCCCCATCATCAAGTCCAAAAGAGACCTGATGGCCTGCGCCCAGACTG GCTCTGGTAAGACTGCTGCCTTCCTACTGCCCGTGCTGAGTCAGATCTTCACCGAAGGACCAGGAGAAGCTCTGCAGGCCTCCAAGAATGGACAG GACAACGGAAGGTTCAGCCGTCGTAAACAGTACCCGCTGGCCCTGGTGCTGGCTCCGACCAGAGAGCTGGCCTTGCAGATCTATGACGAGGCGAGGAAG GTTGCCTATCGCTCTCGTGTGCGTCCCTGTGTAGTTTATGGTGGAGCTGACATCGGTGGACAGATCAGGGAACTGGAGAGAGGCTGTCACCTTCTCGTGGCTACACCTGGACGTCTGGTCGATATGATGGAGAGGGGCAAGATCGGTCTGGACTACTGCAA CTACCTGATCCTGGACGAGGCTGACCGCATGTTGGACATGGGTTTCGAGCCACAGATCAGACGTATTGTGGAGCAGGATACGATGCCACCTAAAGGCATTCGTCAGACCATGATGTTCAGTGCCACCTTCCCTAAGGAGATCCAG ATTCTGGCTCGTGATTTCCTGGAGGACTACATTTTCCTGGCGGTGGGTCGCGTGGGTTCAACTTCAGAAAACATCACCCAGAAGGTGGTTTGGGTGGAAGAAACGGACAAGAGGTCCTTCCTCCTGGATCTGCTCAACGCCACAG TTATTCCCAGTGACGAGGTCGAGACCCCAGACAAACCAG CAAAAGCAGCATTGACTCTGGTGTTCGTGGAAACCAAGAAGGGAGCCGATGCCTTGGAGGACTTTCTGTACCACGAAGGTTACTCCTGCACCAGCATCCACGGGGATCGAtcccagagagacagagaagaggctCTGAATCAGTTCCGATCTGGACGCTGCCCCATCTTAGTGGCTACAGCT GTGGCTGCTCGAGGTCTGGACATCTCCAATGTGAAGCACGTCATTAACTTTGATCTGCCCAGTGACATTGAGGAGTACGTTCACCGTATCGGCCGTACGGGACGTGTGGGCAACTTGG GTCTGGCCACGTCGTTCTTTAACGACAAAAACAGCAACATAACCAAAGACTTGCTGGACATCTTGGTGGAGGCCAAGCAGGAGGTTCCCCCCTGGCTTGAGAGTCTCGCCTACGAGCACCAGCACAAGAGCACCGGCCGCGGACGCTCCAAGAG GTTCTCGGGCGGTTTCGGAGCTAGAGATTACCGTCAGACGCCCGGTGGCGCTGCCAGCTTCACCAGCAGccgtggaggagggaggaaccCCGGAGGAGGCCGCGGCGGCTTTGGAGGAG GTGGCTTcggcggcggtggcggcggcggaTTCTACGGCAACGACAGCTACGGAGGAAACTACAGCAACTCTGGCAGCAGCGTGGACTGGTGGGGCAACTAG
- the ddx3xa gene encoding DEAD-box helicase 3 X-linked a isoform X3, with protein MSHVVIDNPHGLDQQLAALDLNSADGQGGGTGRRYIPPHLRNREAPKNAGNAYSAVSPKQCPQPWQAECQQRQSNNFTSGWDDCKIGYPRLASQELAFYHAYSGGWRNRCASSVYTGNSVTTDGYDDTASVHSWADRCDSPGWDGGRSNGYVNGFHDNRTNGGFGGRGPPRIDRGGRGAYRGNRGGGSFNQPLLNAGVGGFENKDSNWQGAPRDAAYNSFGGRTDSRSKSTFFNERGGGGGSRGRYDRGGFSSGGNNRWEDSSEDWSKPTPPNERLEAELFSTSNTGINFEKYDDIPVEATGSNSPPHIDSFHDVELGEIIMANINLSRYTRPTPVQKYAIPIIKSKRDLMACAQTGSGKTAAFLLPVLSQIFTEGPGEALQASKNGQDNGRFSRRKQYPLALVLAPTRELALQIYDEARKVAYRSRVRPCVVYGGADIGGQIRELERGCHLLVATPGRLVDMMERGKIGLDYCNYLILDEADRMLDMGFEPQIRRIVEQDTMPPKGIRQTMMFSATFPKEIQILARDFLEDYIFLAVGRVGSTSENITQKVVWVEETDKRSFLLDLLNATVIPSDEVETPDKPAKAALTLVFVETKKGADALEDFLYHEGYSCTSIHGDRSQRDREEALNQFRSGRCPILVATAVAARGLDISNVKHVINFDLPSDIEEYVHRIGRTGRVGNLGLATSFFNDKNSNITKDLLDILVEAKQEVPPWLESLAYEHQHKSTGRGRSKRFSGGFGARDYRQTPGGAASFTSSRGGGRNPGGGRGGFGGGGFGGGGGGGFYGNDSYGGNYSNSGSSVDWWGN; from the exons ATGAGTCATGTGGTCATTGATAATCCACACGGTCTAGATCAGCAG CTCGCTGCCCTAGACTTGAACTCTGCTGACGGACAAGGCGGAGGAACTGGCC GGCGTTACATTCCACCTCACCTGAGGAACAGAGAGGCTCCAAAAAACG CAGGAAATGCGTATTCCGCAG TCTCTCCTAAGCAGTGCCCACAACCATGGCAGGCAGAGTGTCAGCAAAGGCAGAGCAATAACTTTACGTCAGGATGGGATGACTGTAAGATTG GTTACCCAAGACTGGCCTCTCAAGAGCTTGCCTTTTACCATGCCTACAGTGGGGGCTGGCGAAACAGATGTG CCTCCTCAGTCTACACTGGTAACAGTGTGACCACCGATGGGTATGATGACACagccagtgtccacagctgggcCGATCGATGTG ACTCACCCGGGTGGGACGGAGGACGTAGCAACGGATATGTGAATGGGTTCCACGACAATCGCACTAATGGGGGATTTGGAGGTCGCGGACCCCCTCGCATTGATAGAGGTGGGCGCGGTGCCTACCGTGGTAACAGGGGTGGAGGCTCCTTTAATCAACCACTGCTAAATGCAG GAGTTGGTGGTTTTGAAAACAAAGACAGCAACTGGCAAGGAGCTCCCAGGGACGCTGCCTACAACAGCTTTGGGGGACGCACCGACAGCAGGTCCAAGTCGACCTTCTTCAATGAGCGTGGAGGCGGCGGCGGCTCCAGGGGAAg ATATGATCGCGGAGGCTTCTCAAGTGGAGGAAACAACCGCTGGGAGGATTCCAGTGAGGATTGGTCAAAGCCCACTCCTCCTAATGAGCGCCTAGAAGC GGAGCTCTTTTCTACAAGCAACACTGGGATAAACTTTGAGAAATATGACGATATCCCTGTGGAGGCCACCGGGTCCAACTCCCCGCCTCACATCGATAGT TTCCATGATGTGGAATTGGGGGAGATTATCATGGCGAACATCAACCTGAGTCGCTACACTCGTCCCACCCCCGTTCAGAAATATGCTATCCCCATCATCAAGTCCAAAAGAGACCTGATGGCCTGCGCCCAGACTG GCTCTGGTAAGACTGCTGCCTTCCTACTGCCCGTGCTGAGTCAGATCTTCACCGAAGGACCAGGAGAAGCTCTGCAGGCCTCCAAGAATGGACAG GACAACGGAAGGTTCAGCCGTCGTAAACAGTACCCGCTGGCCCTGGTGCTGGCTCCGACCAGAGAGCTGGCCTTGCAGATCTATGACGAGGCGAGGAAG GTTGCCTATCGCTCTCGTGTGCGTCCCTGTGTAGTTTATGGTGGAGCTGACATCGGTGGACAGATCAGGGAACTGGAGAGAGGCTGTCACCTTCTCGTGGCTACACCTGGACGTCTGGTCGATATGATGGAGAGGGGCAAGATCGGTCTGGACTACTGCAA CTACCTGATCCTGGACGAGGCTGACCGCATGTTGGACATGGGTTTCGAGCCACAGATCAGACGTATTGTGGAGCAGGATACGATGCCACCTAAAGGCATTCGTCAGACCATGATGTTCAGTGCCACCTTCCCTAAGGAGATCCAG ATTCTGGCTCGTGATTTCCTGGAGGACTACATTTTCCTGGCGGTGGGTCGCGTGGGTTCAACTTCAGAAAACATCACCCAGAAGGTGGTTTGGGTGGAAGAAACGGACAAGAGGTCCTTCCTCCTGGATCTGCTCAACGCCACAG TTATTCCCAGTGACGAGGTCGAGACCCCAGACAAACCAG CAAAAGCAGCATTGACTCTGGTGTTCGTGGAAACCAAGAAGGGAGCCGATGCCTTGGAGGACTTTCTGTACCACGAAGGTTACTCCTGCACCAGCATCCACGGGGATCGAtcccagagagacagagaagaggctCTGAATCAGTTCCGATCTGGACGCTGCCCCATCTTAGTGGCTACAGCT GTGGCTGCTCGAGGTCTGGACATCTCCAATGTGAAGCACGTCATTAACTTTGATCTGCCCAGTGACATTGAGGAGTACGTTCACCGTATCGGCCGTACGGGACGTGTGGGCAACTTGG GTCTGGCCACGTCGTTCTTTAACGACAAAAACAGCAACATAACCAAAGACTTGCTGGACATCTTGGTGGAGGCCAAGCAGGAGGTTCCCCCCTGGCTTGAGAGTCTCGCCTACGAGCACCAGCACAAGAGCACCGGCCGCGGACGCTCCAAGAG GTTCTCGGGCGGTTTCGGAGCTAGAGATTACCGTCAGACGCCCGGTGGCGCTGCCAGCTTCACCAGCAGccgtggaggagggaggaaccCCGGAGGAGGCCGCGGCGGCTTTGGAGGAG GTGGCTTcggcggcggtggcggcggcggaTTCTACGGCAACGACAGCTACGGAGGAAACTACAGCAACTCTGGCAGCAGCGTGGACTGGTGGGGCAACTAG
- the ddx3xa gene encoding DEAD-box helicase 3 X-linked a isoform X15: MSHVVIDNPHGLDQQLAALDLNSADGQGGGTGRRYIPPHLRNREAPKNGNAYSADSPGWDGGRSNGYVNGFHDNRTNGGFGGRGPPRIDRGGRGAYRGNRGGGSFNQPLLNAGVGGFENKDSNWQGAPRDAAYNSFGGRTDSRSKSTFFNERGGGGGSRGRYDRGGFSSGGNNRWEDSSEDWSKPTPPNERLEAELFSTSNTGINFEKYDDIPVEATGSNSPPHIDSFHDVELGEIIMANINLSRYTRPTPVQKYAIPIIKSKRDLMACAQTGSGKTAAFLLPVLSQIFTEGPGEALQASKNGQDNGRFSRRKQYPLALVLAPTRELALQIYDEARKVAYRSRVRPCVVYGGADIGGQIRELERGCHLLVATPGRLVDMMERGKIGLDYCNYLILDEADRMLDMGFEPQIRRIVEQDTMPPKGIRQTMMFSATFPKEIQILARDFLEDYIFLAVGRVGSTSENITQKVVWVEETDKRSFLLDLLNATVIPSDEVETPDKPAKAALTLVFVETKKGADALEDFLYHEGYSCTSIHGDRSQRDREEALNQFRSGRCPILVATAVAARGLDISNVKHVINFDLPSDIEEYVHRIGRTGRVGNLGLATSFFNDKNSNITKDLLDILVEAKQEVPPWLESLAYEHQHKSTGRGRSKRFSGGFGARDYRQTPGGAASFTSSRGGGRNPGGGRGGFGGGGFGGGGGGGFYGNDSYGGNYSNSGSSVDWWGN, encoded by the exons ATGAGTCATGTGGTCATTGATAATCCACACGGTCTAGATCAGCAG CTCGCTGCCCTAGACTTGAACTCTGCTGACGGACAAGGCGGAGGAACTGGCC GGCGTTACATTCCACCTCACCTGAGGAACAGAGAGGCTCCAAAAAACG GAAATGCGTATTCCGCAG ACTCACCCGGGTGGGACGGAGGACGTAGCAACGGATATGTGAATGGGTTCCACGACAATCGCACTAATGGGGGATTTGGAGGTCGCGGACCCCCTCGCATTGATAGAGGTGGGCGCGGTGCCTACCGTGGTAACAGGGGTGGAGGCTCCTTTAATCAACCACTGCTAAATGCAG GAGTTGGTGGTTTTGAAAACAAAGACAGCAACTGGCAAGGAGCTCCCAGGGACGCTGCCTACAACAGCTTTGGGGGACGCACCGACAGCAGGTCCAAGTCGACCTTCTTCAATGAGCGTGGAGGCGGCGGCGGCTCCAGGGGAAg ATATGATCGCGGAGGCTTCTCAAGTGGAGGAAACAACCGCTGGGAGGATTCCAGTGAGGATTGGTCAAAGCCCACTCCTCCTAATGAGCGCCTAGAAGC GGAGCTCTTTTCTACAAGCAACACTGGGATAAACTTTGAGAAATATGACGATATCCCTGTGGAGGCCACCGGGTCCAACTCCCCGCCTCACATCGATAGT TTCCATGATGTGGAATTGGGGGAGATTATCATGGCGAACATCAACCTGAGTCGCTACACTCGTCCCACCCCCGTTCAGAAATATGCTATCCCCATCATCAAGTCCAAAAGAGACCTGATGGCCTGCGCCCAGACTG GCTCTGGTAAGACTGCTGCCTTCCTACTGCCCGTGCTGAGTCAGATCTTCACCGAAGGACCAGGAGAAGCTCTGCAGGCCTCCAAGAATGGACAG GACAACGGAAGGTTCAGCCGTCGTAAACAGTACCCGCTGGCCCTGGTGCTGGCTCCGACCAGAGAGCTGGCCTTGCAGATCTATGACGAGGCGAGGAAG GTTGCCTATCGCTCTCGTGTGCGTCCCTGTGTAGTTTATGGTGGAGCTGACATCGGTGGACAGATCAGGGAACTGGAGAGAGGCTGTCACCTTCTCGTGGCTACACCTGGACGTCTGGTCGATATGATGGAGAGGGGCAAGATCGGTCTGGACTACTGCAA CTACCTGATCCTGGACGAGGCTGACCGCATGTTGGACATGGGTTTCGAGCCACAGATCAGACGTATTGTGGAGCAGGATACGATGCCACCTAAAGGCATTCGTCAGACCATGATGTTCAGTGCCACCTTCCCTAAGGAGATCCAG ATTCTGGCTCGTGATTTCCTGGAGGACTACATTTTCCTGGCGGTGGGTCGCGTGGGTTCAACTTCAGAAAACATCACCCAGAAGGTGGTTTGGGTGGAAGAAACGGACAAGAGGTCCTTCCTCCTGGATCTGCTCAACGCCACAG TTATTCCCAGTGACGAGGTCGAGACCCCAGACAAACCAG CAAAAGCAGCATTGACTCTGGTGTTCGTGGAAACCAAGAAGGGAGCCGATGCCTTGGAGGACTTTCTGTACCACGAAGGTTACTCCTGCACCAGCATCCACGGGGATCGAtcccagagagacagagaagaggctCTGAATCAGTTCCGATCTGGACGCTGCCCCATCTTAGTGGCTACAGCT GTGGCTGCTCGAGGTCTGGACATCTCCAATGTGAAGCACGTCATTAACTTTGATCTGCCCAGTGACATTGAGGAGTACGTTCACCGTATCGGCCGTACGGGACGTGTGGGCAACTTGG GTCTGGCCACGTCGTTCTTTAACGACAAAAACAGCAACATAACCAAAGACTTGCTGGACATCTTGGTGGAGGCCAAGCAGGAGGTTCCCCCCTGGCTTGAGAGTCTCGCCTACGAGCACCAGCACAAGAGCACCGGCCGCGGACGCTCCAAGAG GTTCTCGGGCGGTTTCGGAGCTAGAGATTACCGTCAGACGCCCGGTGGCGCTGCCAGCTTCACCAGCAGccgtggaggagggaggaaccCCGGAGGAGGCCGCGGCGGCTTTGGAGGAG GTGGCTTcggcggcggtggcggcggcggaTTCTACGGCAACGACAGCTACGGAGGAAACTACAGCAACTCTGGCAGCAGCGTGGACTGGTGGGGCAACTAG
- the ddx3xa gene encoding DEAD-box helicase 3 X-linked a isoform X13, which yields MSHVVIDNPHGLDQQLAALDLNSADGQGGGTGRRYIPPHLRNREAPKNAGNAYSAGIQCGYSVAPVNLYSPGWDGGRSNGYVNGFHDNRTNGGFGGRGPPRIDRGGRGAYRGNRGGGSFNQPLLNAGVGGFENKDSNWQGAPRDAAYNSFGGRTDSRSKSTFFNERGGGGGSRGRYDRGGFSSGGNNRWEDSSEDWSKPTPPNERLEAELFSTSNTGINFEKYDDIPVEATGSNSPPHIDSFHDVELGEIIMANINLSRYTRPTPVQKYAIPIIKSKRDLMACAQTGSGKTAAFLLPVLSQIFTEGPGEALQASKNGQDNGRFSRRKQYPLALVLAPTRELALQIYDEARKVAYRSRVRPCVVYGGADIGGQIRELERGCHLLVATPGRLVDMMERGKIGLDYCNYLILDEADRMLDMGFEPQIRRIVEQDTMPPKGIRQTMMFSATFPKEIQILARDFLEDYIFLAVGRVGSTSENITQKVVWVEETDKRSFLLDLLNATAKAALTLVFVETKKGADALEDFLYHEGYSCTSIHGDRSQRDREEALNQFRSGRCPILVATAVAARGLDISNVKHVINFDLPSDIEEYVHRIGRTGRVGNLGLATSFFNDKNSNITKDLLDILVEAKQEVPPWLESLAYEHQHKSTGRGRSKRFSGGFGARDYRQTPGGAASFTSSRGGGRNPGGGRGGFGGGGFGGGGGGGFYGNDSYGGNYSNSGSSVDWWGN from the exons ATGAGTCATGTGGTCATTGATAATCCACACGGTCTAGATCAGCAG CTCGCTGCCCTAGACTTGAACTCTGCTGACGGACAAGGCGGAGGAACTGGCC GGCGTTACATTCCACCTCACCTGAGGAACAGAGAGGCTCCAAAAAACG CAGGAAATGCGTATTCCGCAGGTATACAGTGCGGTTATTCAGTGGCACCAGTAAATCTCT ACTCACCCGGGTGGGACGGAGGACGTAGCAACGGATATGTGAATGGGTTCCACGACAATCGCACTAATGGGGGATTTGGAGGTCGCGGACCCCCTCGCATTGATAGAGGTGGGCGCGGTGCCTACCGTGGTAACAGGGGTGGAGGCTCCTTTAATCAACCACTGCTAAATGCAG GAGTTGGTGGTTTTGAAAACAAAGACAGCAACTGGCAAGGAGCTCCCAGGGACGCTGCCTACAACAGCTTTGGGGGACGCACCGACAGCAGGTCCAAGTCGACCTTCTTCAATGAGCGTGGAGGCGGCGGCGGCTCCAGGGGAAg ATATGATCGCGGAGGCTTCTCAAGTGGAGGAAACAACCGCTGGGAGGATTCCAGTGAGGATTGGTCAAAGCCCACTCCTCCTAATGAGCGCCTAGAAGC GGAGCTCTTTTCTACAAGCAACACTGGGATAAACTTTGAGAAATATGACGATATCCCTGTGGAGGCCACCGGGTCCAACTCCCCGCCTCACATCGATAGT TTCCATGATGTGGAATTGGGGGAGATTATCATGGCGAACATCAACCTGAGTCGCTACACTCGTCCCACCCCCGTTCAGAAATATGCTATCCCCATCATCAAGTCCAAAAGAGACCTGATGGCCTGCGCCCAGACTG GCTCTGGTAAGACTGCTGCCTTCCTACTGCCCGTGCTGAGTCAGATCTTCACCGAAGGACCAGGAGAAGCTCTGCAGGCCTCCAAGAATGGACAG GACAACGGAAGGTTCAGCCGTCGTAAACAGTACCCGCTGGCCCTGGTGCTGGCTCCGACCAGAGAGCTGGCCTTGCAGATCTATGACGAGGCGAGGAAG GTTGCCTATCGCTCTCGTGTGCGTCCCTGTGTAGTTTATGGTGGAGCTGACATCGGTGGACAGATCAGGGAACTGGAGAGAGGCTGTCACCTTCTCGTGGCTACACCTGGACGTCTGGTCGATATGATGGAGAGGGGCAAGATCGGTCTGGACTACTGCAA CTACCTGATCCTGGACGAGGCTGACCGCATGTTGGACATGGGTTTCGAGCCACAGATCAGACGTATTGTGGAGCAGGATACGATGCCACCTAAAGGCATTCGTCAGACCATGATGTTCAGTGCCACCTTCCCTAAGGAGATCCAG ATTCTGGCTCGTGATTTCCTGGAGGACTACATTTTCCTGGCGGTGGGTCGCGTGGGTTCAACTTCAGAAAACATCACCCAGAAGGTGGTTTGGGTGGAAGAAACGGACAAGAGGTCCTTCCTCCTGGATCTGCTCAACGCCACAG CAAAAGCAGCATTGACTCTGGTGTTCGTGGAAACCAAGAAGGGAGCCGATGCCTTGGAGGACTTTCTGTACCACGAAGGTTACTCCTGCACCAGCATCCACGGGGATCGAtcccagagagacagagaagaggctCTGAATCAGTTCCGATCTGGACGCTGCCCCATCTTAGTGGCTACAGCT GTGGCTGCTCGAGGTCTGGACATCTCCAATGTGAAGCACGTCATTAACTTTGATCTGCCCAGTGACATTGAGGAGTACGTTCACCGTATCGGCCGTACGGGACGTGTGGGCAACTTGG GTCTGGCCACGTCGTTCTTTAACGACAAAAACAGCAACATAACCAAAGACTTGCTGGACATCTTGGTGGAGGCCAAGCAGGAGGTTCCCCCCTGGCTTGAGAGTCTCGCCTACGAGCACCAGCACAAGAGCACCGGCCGCGGACGCTCCAAGAG GTTCTCGGGCGGTTTCGGAGCTAGAGATTACCGTCAGACGCCCGGTGGCGCTGCCAGCTTCACCAGCAGccgtggaggagggaggaaccCCGGAGGAGGCCGCGGCGGCTTTGGAGGAG GTGGCTTcggcggcggtggcggcggcggaTTCTACGGCAACGACAGCTACGGAGGAAACTACAGCAACTCTGGCAGCAGCGTGGACTGGTGGGGCAACTAG